In Bactrocera oleae isolate idBacOlea1 chromosome 3, idBacOlea1, whole genome shotgun sequence, a genomic segment contains:
- the LOC106627548 gene encoding gustatory and pheromone receptor 32a, whose product MAAEAIRMDVLYTRQQQHKRATIYTLVKDMKWILAVLKVLGVVPIFKVVHEYKIALPQGHSFASLYTTLLRIFYFIGILLYMYIVFSPFANDIIFIYSKMDNMTIALQLFLGTLSCAIILWQSVQKSKNFILIINQLLGVDKELQQYAYAQKALENNCTLHERYMWLPLIHTVIVCIVEWRRMANCTSSVICVGLILFYLLLHAIINSYVIFVATLLHLLAVRFRYLNEFIKLYMTRHGAYNNANNFVLALKTFSAEMLLFYGEHNNLLAIFRKLNNFVHTTLLFFIAYFSYSITLSMYQFYLMMQMDDMNVRGIIWCIVFLCIHMPIAALLINYSDAATKEAKATSRAVARIYGRDAAQQKLIDRFLSKSIKQDIQFTAYGFFNIDKSTLFNMGSAITAYLVIIIQFKQLEEARAEASADAVYNKLT is encoded by the exons ATGGCAGCAGAAGCAATAAGAATGGACGTCTTGTATACACGCCAGCAACAACATAAACGCGCCACAATATACACGCTCGTTAAGGATATGAAATGGATACTGGCGGTGCTAAAAGTTTTGGGTGTAGTACCGATTTTCAAAGTTGTACACGAATATAAAATTGCATTGCCGCAAGGGCACAGCTTCGCATCACTCTACACCACTCTCCTGCGCATTTTCTACTTTATCGGCATATTACTGTACATGTACATAGTCTTCTCGCCCTTCGCCAacgatataatttttatttatagtaaaatGGATAACATGACCATAGCGCTGCAACTTTTCTTGGGCACACTGAGCTGCGCCATTATTTTGTGGCAAAGTGTGcaaaagtcaaagaattttatattaatcATCAACCAGCTGCTCGGCGTGGACAAAGAGCTGCAACAGTATGCATACGCACAGAAAGCTTTGGAAAATAACTGCACGCTCCATGAGCGTTACATGTGGCTGCCGCTGATCCATACGGTAATCGTATGTATCGTGGAATGGCGACGGATGGCTAACTGCACTTCGTCTGTTATCTGTGTAGGCTTGATATTATTCTACCTGCTACTTCACGCCATAATTAACAGTTATGTGATATTCGTGGCGACTCTGCTGCATTTGCTGGCGGTGCGCTTTCGTTATTTAAACGAGTTCATCAAATTATATATGACGCGGCACGGCGCTTACAACAATGCGAATAACTTTGTGTTGGCGCTGAAGACTTTCTCAGCCGAAATGCTGCTCTTCTATGGCGAGCATAATAATTTGCTGGCGATTTTCCGAAAGCTCAACAATTTCGTGCACACCACGCTGCTGTTTTTCATAGCTTACTTCTCCTACTCCATCACTTTGTCGATGTATCAGTTCTACCTTATGATGCAAATGGATGATATGAATGTTAGAGGAATAATTTGGTGCATCGTCTTTCTTTGTATCCATATGCCAATCGCAGCATTGCTTATTAATTACAGTGACGCGGCAACAAAGGAG GCAAAAGCAACGTCGCGCGCAGTGGCGCGCATCTACGGTAGAGACGCGGCGCAACAGAAGCTG ATCGATAGATTTCTAAGCAAGAGCATTAAGCAGGATATCCAGTTTACTGCTTATGGTTTCTTTAACATCGACAAATCAACGCTTTTCAAC ATGGGCTCAGCCATAACCGCTTATCTGGTTATTATAATACAATTCAAACAGTTGGAGGAAGCGAGAGCTGAGGCCTCGGCTGACGCAGTTTATAATAAACTTACttaa
- the LOC106627549 gene encoding gustatory and pheromone receptor 32a: MRLFTLYSRNQRTASIKMWTKRRIFCHKNVSSVKVRKAREPSASTILTCIKWNVLIMKLFGLIPFYRAPNPNEITAPKGLSVHITRAIFCARTAMHLLHVYALASPSIMQKLLLKSKTDGITKTLSVFICIFGDIVISWSCARHGTKIIAIINGFLKIDRRFEELASSPAQHFRTGNAFNIYLLLLFGYLCVITIPVVKSFYGIVPNYLFMGISFYQVENFTSCVFVVFISALLHQLTLRFQHTNTLITQYGAEGAKASVHDVQNFAQNSTTFYSLHNELLDLLKMINEFAGLGLVAFLLYACAGLLTFTYDCTLYDLRNGEGCFNILWNLSWILNFATVLILLAFRCDCVTKEANNTAQILARVYGKGKEYQGIIDKFLSKSIKQEVQFTAYGFFSIDNTTLFKIFSAVTTYLVILIQFKQLEDSKAEEQKFLLNKR, from the exons ATGCGG CTCTTTACTCTTTACTCGCGCAACCAACGCACCGCTTCTATAAAAATGTGGACTAAACGACGCATTTTCTGCCACAAAAATGTGAGTAGCGTAAAAGTTCGTAAAGCGCGAGAGCCGAGCGCGTCGACAATACTCACGTGCATCAAGTGGAATGTGTTGATAATGAAGTTATTTGGTCTGATACCATTCTATAGAGCACCGAACCCTAATGAGATCACTGCGCCCAAAGGGTTGTCGGTGCACATCACTCGAGCCATCTTTTGCGCTAGAACTGCGATGCACCTCCTACATGTCTACGCCTTAGCGTCGCCCTCCATTATgcaaaaacttttattgaaaagcaAAACGGACGGCATTACGAAAACACTAAGCGTATTCATCTGCATCTTCGGTGATATTGTCATTAGCTGGTCGTGCGCTCGCCACGGCACCAAAATAATTGCGATAATTAACGGATTCCTGAAAATCGATCGGCGATTCGAAGAACTCGCGTCATCGCCAGCACAGCACTTCCGCACTGGAAAtgcattcaatatttatttgttgttgttatttggttATCTCTGCGTAATTACAATACCGGTTGTGAAATCCTTCTACGGCATTGTGCCTAACTATTTATTTATGGGCATTTCGTTTTACCAGGTGGAAAATTTCACCtcgtgtgtgtttgttgtattcATTTCGGCGCTGCTGCATCAGCTCACATTGCGTTTTCAACACACCAACACATTGATAACTCAATACGGTGCGGAGGGCGCAAAAGCGTCAGTACacgatgtgcaaaatttcgcaCAAAATTCCACAACATTTTACAGTTTACATAACGAGTTGTTGGACTTGCTGAAAATGATCAACGAATTCGCCGGTCTGGGTCTGGTGGCATTTCTCTTGTATGCCTGTGCGGGTTTGCTGACCTTCACTTATGACTGCACTTTATACGATTTGCGCAATGGTGAGGGCTGCTTTAATATCCTGTGGAACTTATCTTGGATACTGAACTTTGCGACCGTTTTGATATTGCTGGCGTTTCGATGTGATTGCGTCACCAAAGAG GCTAATAACACAGCGCAAATACTCGCGCGCGTTTACGGCAAGGGCAAGGAGTACCAAGGCATC ATTGATAAGTTTCTGTCGAAGAGCATTAAGCAGGAAGTGCAGTTCACCGCTTATGGATTTTTCTCTATTGACAACACAACACTATTCAAG atctTCTCCGCTGTTACCACTTACCTGGTAATATTGATACAATTCAAGCAGTTGGAGGATTCAAAGGCCGAAGAGCAGAAATTTTTACTGAACAaaagataa
- the LOC118682183 gene encoding gustatory and pheromone receptor 32a-like: MRDTSRANNASVADIPNSHRDILVYLRWPLLPLQIVGILPFYTTQGLYEIGLPNRHTIYITRAALLIKICFNILHTFYLLSPSMLDLLFLKSNTDGITNILDIALCILSDATLTWTCAGNTDKIINILNSFLKVDKLLKQVPAPTLERSLATNQFNRYLIWILGFNCIATFSYVKQSLDNFSFYFFVHTVVYLLQYAILFIFVVFISALLYLLAERFRFVNMLITQYNRNTVPNRVFSKNSLTQDEENCLCFAENSALIYSLHYDLLDVYKMINDYAGLGLLVFVLCTCCDLLICIYYLAFNICNLNDKLHYVLRVLLWLPYTVGALVVLATNCAKVTREANNTSQILARVYGKGKEYQNIVDKFLSKSIRQNVHFTAYGFLVIDNTTLFKISSALLTYLVILIQFKQLEKSKD, translated from the exons ATGCGAGATACCAGCAGAGCAAATAATGCGAGCGTCGCAGATATACCGAACAGTCATCGGGACATACTCGTGTACCTTAGGTGGCCTTTACTACCGCTTCAAATCGTTGGTATATTACCATTTTACACTACACAGGGGCTATATGAGATCGGTTTGCCGAATCGACATACAATATACATTACCAGAGCCGCactgttaataaaaatttgctttaatatACTGCATACCTTCTATTTGTTGTCACCCTCAATGCTGGATTTGCTCTTTTTAAAAAGCAATACAGATGGCATAACGAATATCCTGGATATCGCTTTATGCATACTCAGCGATGCTACACTAACGTGGACTTGTGCCGGTAATACAGATAAAATTATCAACATACTCAACAGCTTCCTAAAGGTGGACAAATTGCTGAAACAAGTTCCCGCTCCGACTTTGGAAAGGTCACTTGCAACGAATCAATTTAATAGATACTTGATATGGATACTTGGTTTTAATTGTATTGCAACGTTCTCGTACGTTAAACAAAGCCTGGATAACTTCTCATTTTACTTCTTTGTGCACACAGTCGTCTATCTGCTGCAATATGCGATCTTATTcatctttgttgtttttatttcggCGCTGTTGTATCTTCTAGCGGAGCGCTTTCGATTCGTTAACATGTTGATAACTCAATATAATCGCAATACTGTGCCAAACAgagtttttagtaaaaattcgTTGACTCAAGATGAAGAGAATTGTCTATGTTTTGCTGAGAATTCGGCTTTGATTTATAGTTTACACTACGATTTGCTCGACGTTTACAAAATGATCAATGACTACGCCGGTTTGGGGTTGCTGGTGTTCGTACTGTGCACCTGCTGCGATTTGCTCATTTGCATCTACTACTTGGCCTTCAACATTTGCAATCTCAATGATAAATTGCATTACGTGTTGCGGGTACTGTTGTGGTTACCTTATACCGTAGGAGCTTTGGTAGTGCTAGCAACGAACTGCGCTAAAGTTACGAGAGAG GCAAATAACACATCGCAAATACTTGCTAGAGTCTATGGAAAGGGCAAGGAATATCAAAATATT GTTGACAAGTTTCTTTCCAAAAGCATTAGGCAGAATGTGCACTTCACCGCCTACGGTTTTCTTGTTATCGATAATACAACACTGTTCAAA ATTTCTTCAGCTCTGCTCACTTATCTAGTGATACTTATTCAGTTCAAGCAGTTGGAAAAGTCAAAGGATTAA
- the LOC106627551 gene encoding gustatory and pheromone receptor 32a, with amino-acid sequence MRNLNRVAHERSVKSDKTLKPVKNSILFYLKWPLLLLKCFGLLPFHTTLSTYEIGAPNQRSVYINRAILLAKTGLNIWHINAILSTTILQLLFIRSKTEGISNILDVAFCMLSDITITWTCASSTTEILLIINSFLKVDKLLRQYPDSPAERRCATNHFNRYLFVIFGYISLVMIAYVKHTLDYFSIEFCVYITFYQLENAISCGFIVFIAALLHLLAERFQYINRLIAQYNNTNLQRKVYPYTSTASIVSFHRNTITHDEANLRMFAQNSAMIYSLHIDLLDIYKMVNNYAGLGLLIFLLYACYGLLSCAYGCIICEWATSDDYYYAIWTFSWIPLYAGILILLATNCAKATNQVSSDT; translated from the coding sequence ATGCGAAATCTCAATCGCGTAGCCCATGAAAGGAGCGTTAAGAGCGATAAAACACTAAAACCCGTAAAGAATTCCATACTCTTTTACTTGAAGTGGCCTTTGTTATTACTTAAATGTTTTGGTCTATTACCGTTCCATACCACACTTAGTACCTATGAGATTGGTGCGCCAAACCAACGTTCGGTATACATAAACAGAGCCATACTTTTAGCTAAAACTGGGTTGAACATTTGGCACATTAACGCCATTCTGTCAACCACAATACTGCAGCTACTCTTTATAAGAAGCAAGACGGAAGGCATTAGCAACATCTTGGACGTGGCCTTTTGTATGCTCAGTGATATCACAATAACGTGGACATGTGCCAGTAGTACCACGGAAATCCTGTTGATAATCAATAGCTTCTTGAAAGTGGACAAACTGCTGAGACAATATCCAGATTCGCCGGCTGAAAGACGCTGTGCCACCAATCATTTCAATAGATATTTGTTCGTTATATTTGGTTATATATCTCTTGTCATGATTGCATACGTTAAACACACTTTGGATTATTTCTCAATCGAATTTTGTGTGTACATAACCTTCTATCAGCTGGAGAACGCGATCTCGTGCGGCTTTATCGTATTCATTGCAGCGCTACTGCATCTTCTTGCGGAACGCTTTCAATACATAAATCGGCTGATAGCgcaatataataatacaaatttgcaaCGGAAAGTATATCCATATACGAGCACAGCGTCGATTGTAAGCTTCCATAGAAATACAATCACTCACGATGAAGCCAATTTGAGAATGTTTGCGCAGAATTCAGCTATGATTTATAGTTTGCACATCGATTTGCTGGACATATACAAAATGGTCAATAACTACGCCGGTCTGGGTCtcttgatttttttattgtacgCATGCTATGGTTTATTGTCTTGCGCCTACGGTTGCATCATTTGCGAATGGGCAACGAGTGACGATTATTATTATGCTATCTGGACATTTTCTTGGATACCCCTCTATGCCGGAATTCTAATACTTTTAGCAACTAACTGCGCGAAGGCAACAAATCAGGTTAGTAGCGACACATGA